The genomic region TGGCAGCAAGCCCTACAATGTTCAGTAGACTTTTTTCCCAATAAGTGTACATTGAACTGCACCCTCACATTTATTAAATGTATGGAAATAAGTCACATTAAGGAATGGTTATTAAATTTGTTATCTTCATTTCTTGTTAAATCAGATGAATGGTTTAGGAAGGCTAGAGCATCCATCAGGTGCCATTTATGAAGGTGAATTCAAAGACAACATGTTTCATGGAATAGGAACTTACATATTTCCTAATGGAGCAAAGTACACCGGTCAGTTCAATGAAAACAAGTAAGTTGAAAGGAAAGTATCTGTAAGCTTGTTCCTTTGATGTAAAGAATATATGTGAAGAATATTCATCTTTCACTGATACTTCTGGCTTAGTATTAGTGCTGAAGAAAGCTCAGTGaaaacaaatgaattaaaaatctGCGGTGTACGTTTATTACAAGCACAGGAGACAACTACTGTGGTGAAGGCTGACTTCACTAAAACAGTTACAGGCTAAGTTATAATATTAATGTTACATATGTGTACACTTTCAATTCGCTTACAAAAGTCTCAAGTTGGTTAAAAGATAAGCAAGAGAATGGGCTCAGCCCAGGTTAATCCTTTTCAGCCTTTTTCTGCTTCATTTAGCTCAGCAACTTCAACCAAATGTTCATTGTTACATGTCTTGCCAGCCAGGCTGCTAGCTCCAAACTAGCTACAAAATGTACTCAGTCTTACAGATGTCTCTTCCTTAAGTCACTCCAACTTCCCCTGTAAACTAGAACTATCCCTATTAATCCACACATTGCTAATAATGGATTTCCCAACATTAATGTTGTCCAGGAATTGTGGCGCTTCTGCAGGTGGCAGACTTGTGCAAGCTTTAAGCCAAACATATTGATTCCAGCGCTTGATCATTGCTGAGATGAATAAATTAGAAGTATCAATAGGGTAGAACAGTTTAGTAAGCCAAACATAGCAACAGTCATTGTAAAACAAATGGAGGTGCTACTGGTGGGGGAAAGGTTTGACCTAGGAATTGGGATGTCTGTCTCCttttctggatggggttgcattcCCCCTAAAGGAGCTTGTTTGTAGTATGGGGGTGCTGCCGGATCTGGacctcctgttggataaacaggtggcagaGGTGTTTAGGAGCAACTTTCATCTGCTTTGGCTGATGAACAGACTTCATTCCTTGCTAGGTAGGAAGATTTTTGCCACTGGTTTGTGCCCTAGATTAGAATTTTGCATTGTGCTGTGTGTGGGGTTGCCCTTTACAATTGTCTGGAAACCACAGTTGGTACAACATGCTGTAGTCAAACCATcaactggagtgggtcatagggatGTATGGGTCATATTATACTTTCCTATTCCATTGACACTGCTGCCCAGATTTATTCTAGTCATAATTCATAGTGCTGGTATTGATCATTAAAGTATTATATGGCTTGGGGCCAGCATACCCTAAGGACCATCTATTCCCATATAAATCTCCCCAACTACTCTAGTCATCTTCGGAGAGCCTGCTTCCGGTGCACCCAGTTCCTGAAGCTAGTCAGATGACaatctgagaaagggccttcgtggtcatggcaccaaaactttgcaactccctccccagggagatttctTCATATCCCTCTATTGTTGTTTTCTGTCAGCAgctgaagacttttctgttttccttggcATCACCTCACTAACTCTAGAAGTCTTCTTCCCTGCTTATCTGTGTTTATATGATTTGTTtcagtgttttaaatatttgtattttaaacactTTATTAAtgtatgaaatgttttaatgcttgCCACCTTGGTACCATGAGCTGAGTGGAAAGTAggcatagattaaaaaaaaatattttaaaaattcactaaACATGCTGGTTTTGTCCTGTTCCAGGTTGGAAGGGCAGGGAGAATTTACAGACACACAAGGCCTGGAGTGGGATGGTAAATTTCATTACACAGCAGCACCAGGGCTAAAGCTCAAGCTGGAAATGTAGAATATTTTAGAGTGGAGAACAGACACGGAATTCTTGTTTTATCGAGTCAAAGCTTTTCTACAACAAATATTCCTTAACCaccactgttgttgttttaagcaaGGTACCAGATAAACTAAGCACTGGGTCATTTTGAATTTGAGATTCAGAATGCTAAACcctttgattcccccctcttaaCTTTAATTCTAAAACTCAAATAAATCAACACACAACAGCTGCAATGTAATGCTAATTCTAAAAATATGTGCAAGAAAAAGTTTTAACTTACAGTAATTTATACTTGAAAATATCAAGATTATGATCAATACTGACAGCTGATATCTATGAGGAAAAAGAGGGTGGACATCAAGATAGAATGTAAACAAACCAATAAATGATATTTTGATGATCTGTCTGCTTGTGATTCCATCATCTACTTAATTAATAAATGAGAACTCAGCTTCCATTTGTACTTCTGGATTCTTTGTATTCTTTCCAATATTGTCAGTATCTGATGTATTAACTTCTAGAGGGATGcaaaaaattattttgatttcatttttgtttgaaaaattccattatttctcatttcatttgtttttatattcatatttgtttgttttcagtttctATTCTATCAATTTCAGTGGGAAATGTGCTTTTAATCtgtatcttatttatttttaatccacgTTGGATGAAAATTTCAGAAAGGGTACAAATGACATAAAGGAtcttttcagtttagaagaaaTCCTAAGGGCTTGTACTCCTTGCCCTGATGAATCATCACTGCTAGATTTCAGAGAGATGAAAGAAAGGACCCTAATATTTTAGGCAATTGTCACATGACAGagatcccttccacacatgcagaataatccactttcaatacactttcgcaattgtttgcaagcagtgGCAtgtctgcctagggacaaggggtatcctctgtccccaggcgccactaacctggtcacgtgggaggtgcaaaatcagcaccccacgtgaccaggaagatggcaaggcagcaggaagtcctgctgccttgtcgtcttcaggcttccttggccccgcccatgtcatcattgatgtgggcagggcaaaggaagcccaaggacacccccccccccaagccttgcctGCCTCCGGCTCGCAgccggcaatcccttctgccctcccgtcTAGGGAGAGCTGAAGGAACTGAAAGGCTCTGTCCTTGACTcctttgtttttataagcacgggggcagggcttggggtggggagccaccctcttgagccccaccccctggcataGCGGGGGTCGCCCGGAGAACAGCTGTCTCCAGGTACCATTTCCCACCATACgcctctgtttgcaagtggattttgctgttccacacaactggaaagtacattgaaagtggattgaaagtgcattattctgcatatgcggaaggggcctaagagaacgGAAGGAAGCTTTTTTCAGCTCAAGGAAAACTGGCACAGTTGGGTTTGGGCATCCTAGGGAAGGCAAGGGATGTTACACAATGGGCAGAGCAGGACATGGATACTCAGAGAATGCACGATGGTTAACAAAATGGGCAGAGGCTGGCATTTTAAATACCACATCTTTATTAGGACAGATTGATTTAAACGGCTTGCCAGATGAAATTCTTTCCTCCTGGCCCTGCTAAATTTCTCCCTCACATTAGTCACCCAGTTTTCTACTAGGCTGAAATCTTCATAAACACCCTTATTGAAAATCAGTGCTGATCCAGAATGAAGTGGGGTCTTTGGATGAGGGTTTTCTCTATGTCTGGTTACTGCCATTAAGGCAGCTACTGCCGCCACTGTCATCAGCAAGACCAAAGGGCAACTCCATCAAGCCCTGGGGTCATATATCATGTCATATAACTGTTAAGTATTATTATCTTCAAGGTAGCATCTTGTGAAATGAAGCCCAGATTGCATTGTTCACTTGTCTGAAAATTAGTAGCAGGtcatgtaacacacacacacacacacacacacacacacacacacacacacgctataGCCTTAAATTAAGATgtactctcacacacacacacacacacacacacacacacacacacacacacacacacacacacacacacacacacacacacgctataGCCTTAAATTAAGATgtactctctctccctccctctcattgCAACAAACAGGCTCATCTGAGCAAAGTTTTCTGAAGGTGTAAATGGGTGAAACTGACAACTGCATGCACGTAAGCATTCTttgttgtagggttgccaacccccaggtggaggctgaagatctcccagaatcttcACACAACAGAGACCAgaacctctggaggaaatggtgtATCCCCACTAAGCtccatgccctgccccctccaaattCTGCCTTCTCCAGGTTCTGACTTTAAATCTTTAGGgaattcccaagccagagctggcaaccctgctctgTTGTGTGTCCCATTTTGTGGAATATCCTGCCTGAAGAAAAGAGGCTCTCAAGCTACTCCCATTCCTCAGAATGTGTAAAAACAGGATTGCTCAGACAGATTTTTATGAAGAGAATAGAGTTGAAATAAATAGAATTGCTCAGAAGGGCACATTCTTAAAAGGAATAGGATGGCTGTGTACTGCATGATTTAACTTTTGTAATCAGTTGttgtgtaacccaacttagagtttaagagggatattatcattaatggaaaaggagttcaagtctctgacagtgtgatcccaccttgtgacccttgccattcaccagacttacaacaaaaggaactttaaatctgttctctgtttcataaacaataatgtgcagtacaacaatgaaatatggcaaaccaatgcagaaacaataatcaacataagcataagcatttttattgtcattgtccacgtacaacgaaatttacagcagcattcctcgatgcacacaatttcagactcatacatcatcctcacttttcccttcctccacccatccctacacagccccaaacacatcaacacgaagccgcggagtttagcatagccacagctctagagtagaagctgtctctaagcctctttgtcctagttttgatagacctgtaatagtaatagttctggcctgttgtgcaaaacagactacCAGGGTCTCAAAGTCCCCTTACGAGGTGCCCACACAATTTTCTCTAGCACTTCCGTGTCCCTGTGGCACTCAATTGGTGGGACaagacttgcagctttgctgttctttgctgagccctctctcctggttgtcaagccttcaagggtagccctgaactatgcaaaaacagttcataacaacagaactctgtgaagtaggttggctccagttacaggcctctaacagatGTGAGGGAATCATGTATATAGCACCCATTGTatcattttataacaggaaaccaaaatacaaactaatagtcaatcaatataaatgcaatatTCCCTTCTCAATGTTTAATACAATATTTTCATTCCTGAAatgtgcaaatatagttcataacaacagAACTCTATGAAGTAGGTTGGCTCCAGTGACAGGCCTCTGAGGGATCTGAGGGAATggagctctttcttccttatatggaaaatctgagctctttagcccccCCATTGGACCCTGAGTTACAGTTGCATTGTGGTTATTATGTCTATatactgtttttatttgtttattattattattattactactactactactactactactactactactactactactactactacattacTATTATTATATATTCCAGTTTTGAAATCTGGCTGGAATCTCGTCAGAAAAGCAAACAAAgtcagtaaataaacaaacaaaatgcaatgATTGAAGGCATTTTAATGTTCAAGTACTACTATAAGATTTAGTCCCAGCACTGAATTTCAGAAATTCCAGCTGAATCGGCATTTGGCTTTCAAACCCATTAGTGTTAGATATCTTGGTCAATGCCAGCTGCAGTATGTTTGAGGTGCACTTGAAAGAGCCTAAAACAAAAAAGGAGCTGGGATGTATAAACTGAGATGGTTTACCTCTGCCTCTGaccttcctgggtgacctttgcAAAATGAGAATGCTGGAGTTTTTGGGCCACTAAGCCTCAGCCAGTCTTGGGATCCTGACAGTTGTCCAGGCTTGCTATTCTCTTGGGCCAGCCGTGTCTTTTGCAATAGAAAGTAGGTTGTTTTGAGGGTAGGTCACATCATTTCCTACAGTAGTATGAGTTGTGACTCCTGCTGCCTACCCCTTTCCTCTTGAAAAGCAAAGGGCATTGCTTCAAGCTACAGCTAAGCTCATAGCTTTACATTGCTAGCAAAGGACAAGTTTAATAaatagcaccactgctttatcagTTCATCATCATGTTACACTCACAGCTGTGTTAACCACCAGGGATTCCATAATGCAACCTGAGAATTGCATAATTAGAAAATTTTAGATGAGATATGCTTGGTTGATTAGCATGTGACAGACCCACTTCAGAAAGCACCAGAGGTGTTCCAGCTCAGACAAGTCTCTGAAACAGCGATAGATCAGTACAGAAATGGCAAGCTTAACATAGCTGTCTGGGGTAAGTGTAAACTCTACTTTCATTTCATACAgcttatttaagattttttttctcgtAATCATATGAAGTTGATGATATATAATTTCTAGGTGATGAATTAGCGCTAAGAAGCAGGAAGATACTGGGTTGAATCAAGCCAGTTTTTCCgctggggaaagagagagaaaggggtccTTTTTGACCACCGAAAAGGTCATTTTGGGATCATGGTGGGTCTGTGCGGGTAAAAGCTATGTGGGATACAGGCTGTGTCCAAAAAGGAAATTGAGTGAGGCTGACTGAAACATGtagctggatccaacctattagGGTTATCAGGTcctctcaggtggcagagtgtcCAGGAGCAACTCAGGCACTAGCAgaaggtgaggggtggggtgtggggtagGATACCCAGAGccgggttgggaaactcctggagatttgagggtggagcctggggaggatagagatcttggtggggtacaatgccagagagtccaccccccccaaaaagcatctgttttcttcaggagaattgacctctgtagtctggagatgagctgtaattctgggggattcccaggtcctacctggaggctggcctcCTTGCTATTATTTGAACATCAGAGGTCTATTCTACCACCTTAGACTATTTTTATACCTGCATTTTGGGACGTTTCTTCTCCAATTATCAGAATGGTACgttagggagcaatcctaagcaggtccacCCAGAAGTAAATCAAatgttattcaatgggacttTTTCCTAGAACATTTCCTTTGCATTCCAGGCGAAATGTAGGACCTCAAGATGGGAAATACTTGTCAGTACACAAGAAAAATGAGACTCACCCAACAATGTCCTTGCATAATTGAAATCACTGAGGATTACCTGGTCTTTAAGTATGCAAGAATGCTAcaaaacaactcccccccccccccccccggcctccttaTTATATAGGGTTTTTCCTTCCCATATCAAACCAAACAGGAGCTGCCTGTGGAtgccatttaaaaaatcagtctgaACATAACAGGATGATATGCTCTAAGGTTTGCTGATTTTCACATATAAAACATTGTGGGCAAGATGGCAGGAAAATGATTTTCTACATATATTAGAATTTTTTTAGTCTACCTGAGAGGTTAGCAATTTAGTGCCTCTGAATTATACTCTTTCAAGTAAAAAGAGATTCTCGTGCAAATATTTAACTCTCCTATGtactgttgaaagctttcacagttgggatcaactggctgttttccagcctgtgtggccacagtcttgtagattttgttcctgtcatttcactcacatctatggttggcatctttagaggtatgtccCAGTCAGATGTGcttcactgtgccatggagagagacacatctcaccatgacacgcctctgaaaatgccaaccataggtgcaggcaaaatgttgggagcaaaaactacaaagGCCACAACCGCACAgtgcagaaaacccacagcagccagtctgCCATGTACCTCatagaaataaaatggagaatcTTGCATATTGCCATAAGCTTCTTATAGGAGGAATAGTGGAAAATACCAAACAGATGTGCAGACACATTTGAAAACTGACAATAGTCTCTCCTGAAACTTTGTTGGTTGGGGGTCAACAAAGTAATTCCTTTCAGAATTTCCTCAA from Sphaerodactylus townsendi isolate TG3544 linkage group LG01, MPM_Stown_v2.3, whole genome shotgun sequence harbors:
- the MORN2 gene encoding MORN repeat-containing protein 2 isoform X2; translated protein: MNNKGAGAEVYKISFIFPNQDGECTRTLEGSLERNGHGVHTTPNGIIYRGNWENDKMNGLGRLEHPSGAIYEGEFKDNMFHGIGTYIFPNGAKYTGQFNENKLEGQGEFTDTQGLEWDGKFHYTAAPGLKLKLEM
- the MORN2 gene encoding MORN repeat-containing protein 2 isoform X1, encoding MNNKGAGAEVYKISFIFPNQDKYDGECTRTLEGSLERNGHGVHTTPNGIIYRGNWENDKMNGLGRLEHPSGAIYEGEFKDNMFHGIGTYIFPNGAKYTGQFNENKLEGQGEFTDTQGLEWDGKFHYTAAPGLKLKLEM
- the MORN2 gene encoding MORN repeat-containing protein 2 isoform X3; this encodes MNNKGADGECTRTLEGSLERNGHGVHTTPNGIIYRGNWENDKMNGLGRLEHPSGAIYEGEFKDNMFHGIGTYIFPNGAKYTGQFNENKLEGQGEFTDTQGLEWDGKFHYTAAPGLKLKLEM